One region of Camelina sativa cultivar DH55 chromosome 6, Cs, whole genome shotgun sequence genomic DNA includes:
- the LOC104791484 gene encoding ABC transporter G family member 27, protein MDLGTSSSSSGLVKAKSETLAEALKSSSLDFSNDDGSSHGSKQHVMARTLSSSSHSSSSKYRRNTHIRKAKSAHPALDLAGLTGGAALSRASSASHGISFSFTGFTVPHEEIIASERCSNEDILEDIEAATNNVVKFQAEPTFPIYLKFIDITYKVTTKGMTSSSEKSILNGISGSAYPGELLALMGPSGSGKTTLLNVLGGRFDQQNIGGLVNYNDKPYSKHLKTRIGFVTQDDALFPHLTVKETLTYTARLRLPRILTKQEKEQRAVSVIQELGLERYIITMIGGSFVRGVSGGERKRVCIGNEIMTNPSLLLLDEPTSSLDSTTALKIVQMLQSIAKAGKTVVTTIHQPSSRLFHRFDKLVVLSRGSLLYFGKASDAMSYFSSIGCSPLLAMNPAEFLLDLANGNMNDISIPSALKEKMKMENSCSKIRSSKPTPTIVYEYLEEAYKTQISVVEKKKLMAPVPLDEEVKLMITCPKREWGLSWWEQYCLLSLRGIKERRHDYFSWLRVTQVLSTAIILGLLWWQSDIHHPKGLQDQVGLLFFIAVFWGFFPVFTAIFTFPQERAMLSKERESNMYRLSAYFVARTTSDLPLDLILPVLFLVVVYFMAGLRLSAESFFLSVLTVFLCIVAAQGLGLAIGASLMDLKKATTLASVTVMTFMLAGGFFVKKVPVFIAWIRFMSFNYHTYKLLVKVQYQDIMENVNGEEIESGIKEVSALVAMIIGYRLLAYLSLRRMKLHSST, encoded by the exons ATGGATTTGGgaacctcatcatcatcatccggcTTGGTCAAGGCCAAATCTGAGACACTCGCAGAAGCTCTTAAGTCTAGTTCACTTGATTTCAGCAACGATGATGGAAGCAGCCATGGGAGCAAGCAGCATGTGATGGCAAGGACATTATCATCGTCGAGCCACAGTAGCAGCAGCAAATACAGAAGGAACACTCACATAAGGAAGGCCAAGAGTGCACACCCTGCTCTTGACCTTGCTGGTCTCACTGGTGGTGCTGCTCTTAGCCGAGCCTCCAGTGCTTCCCATGGAATTTCCTTCTCTTTCACTGGCTTTACTGTGCCACACGAAGAGATCATTGCTTCAGAACGATGTAGCAATGAAGATATCT TGGAAGATATTGAAGCAGCAACCAATAATGTGGTCAAGTTTCAGGCAGAACCAACCTTTCCGATATATCTGAAG TTCATAGATATCACATATAAGGTAACGACCAAAGGTATGACATCTTCATCAGAAAAGAGCATATTAAATGGGATTAGTGGTTCAGCATATCCAGGGGAGCTTCTAGCTCTCATGGGACCTTCTGGAAGTGGAAAAACTACACTACTCAATGTGCTTGGTGGCAGATTTGATCAGCAAAACATCGGTGGGTTGGTTAACTACAATGATAAGCCATATTCTAAGCACTTGAAAACCAG GATTGGATTTGTGACTCAAGATGATGCTCTATTCCCTCACTTAACTGTAAAAGAGACACTGACCTACACAGCTCGTTTACGTCTTCCTAGAATTCTCACAAAGCAGGAGAAGGAACAAAGAGCTGTTAGTGTGATACAAGAGCTTGGATTGGAAAGGTACATTATT ACAATGATTGGAGGGTCATTTGTGCGCGGTGTCTCAGGAGGGGAGAGGAAAAGGGTTTGTATTGGGAATGAGATCATGACTAATCCTTCACTTCTTCTCCTTGATGAACCCACCTCTAGTTTGGATTCTACTACTGCTCTTAAGATTGTTCAGATGCTACAAAGTATAGCAAAG GCGGGGAAAACTGTTGTAACAACAATTCACCAACCGTCAAGCAGGCTCTTTCACAGATTTGACAAGCTGGTTGTACTCAGTAGAGGAAGCTTGCTTTACTTTGGGAAAGCATCAGACGCAATGTCTTATTTCTCTTCCATAGGATGTTCTCCTCTACTCGCCATGAACCCTGCAGAATTCTTATTGGACTTAGCTAATGGAAACATGAACGATATTTCCATTCCCTCAGCtcttaaagagaaaatgaagatGGAAAATTCTTGCAGCAAGATAAGATCTTCCAAGCCAACTCCTACAATTGTATATGAG TATCTTGAGGAAGCTTACAAGACACAGATTTCAGTCgtggaaaagaagaaacttatgGCACCAGTTCCACTTGACGAAGAAGTTAAATTGATGATAACTTGCCCCAAACGAGAATGGGGATTGAGCTGGTGGGAACAATATTGTTTACTTTCCTTAAGAGGAATCAAAGAACGGAGACATGACTATTTCAGCTGGTTGAGAGTTACTCAAGTTCTCTCAACTGCCATCATCTTAGGTTTACTCTGGTGGCAATCAGACATTCATCATCCCAAAGGCCTACAAGATCAG GTAGGGCTACTCTTCTTCATTGCCGTATTCTGGGGATTCTTTCCTGTATTCACAGCGATCTTcacttttcctcaagagagagcAATGCTGAGCAAGGAACGAGAGTCAAATATGTACAGATTAAGTGCATATTTTGTGGCTAGAACCACAAGCGACCTGCCACTTGACTTGATATTACCTGTCCTTTTCCTAGTTGTTGTATATTTTATGGCTGGATTGAGATTAAGTGCTGAATCCTTTTTCCTAAGTGTGCTCACGGTCTTCCTATGCATCGTTGCAGCTCAG GGACTTGGATTAGCAATAGGGGCGAGCTTAATGGATCTGAAGAAGGCTACAACTTTAGCATCAGTAACTGTAATGACTTTCATGCTCGCTGGTGGCTTTTTCGTGAAG AAAGTTCCAGTTTTCATCGCTTGGATACGTTTCATGTCATTCAACTACCACACATACAAGCTCCTAGTGAAGGTACAATATCAAGATATCATGGAAAACGTAAACGGGGAAGAAATTGAGAGTGGGATTAAGGAAGTGAGCGCTCTTGTAGCTATGATTATAGGCTACCGTCTCTTAGCCTACCTCTCTCTTCGAAGGATGAAGCTCCACTCTTCAACTTAA